In Chthoniobacterales bacterium, a genomic segment contains:
- a CDS encoding DNA polymerase subunit beta, translating to MVSQLIGLEEIRVAVGAACAGRPIRRVELFGSRAAGTSHRSSDVDLLVDFDTDAKIGLFELGSIRENLVERLGVDVDLVSRKAVERSRNAIRRESILSHTVPVYAR from the coding sequence ATGGTCTCGCAGTTAATCGGTCTTGAGGAAATTCGAGTAGCTGTTGGGGCTGCCTGTGCTGGGCGCCCGATTAGGCGCGTCGAATTATTCGGCTCACGTGCGGCTGGAACTTCTCATCGGTCCAGTGACGTGGACTTGTTGGTGGATTTCGATACTGATGCCAAGATCGGGCTCTTCGAGTTGGGTTCGATCCGCGAGAATTTAGTCGAACGGCTGGGGGTAGATGTCGATCTTGTGAGTCGTAAAGCCGTCGAGCGAAGCCGCAACGCTATTCGTCGCGAGTCTATCCTAAGTCACACGGTTCCAGTGTATGCGCGATAA
- a CDS encoding type II secretion system F family protein encodes MLKKVKLTNIYNDKTSEVIVDTDSDGKAVFGAGKAPNETAEVTDIMGADEYVHRISLKKGSLDEAVALFSSMARCLDRNISLNKSFELVAGRLKSPRYRGAVADINQSILAGETMGDAFAQHPDLFTEDVLALIRAGEESGQINQVFRQITSGREKSLRILRKLRSGMIYPVIVIMLAVVVVIVMSFTLVPSMSKLYSSMNVDLPLATRVMSAFSDLLVNQPYMAAVPIVALLALFKNWGKIYAIPQVQRFFIRVPTVGNLIRKTAAMVSFRILALLLQANVRVATALEIAGKSSNHVEFEEFFTAVKHHIQDGLSMPESFLMESHRLGADGRNIAAVVQMASETGSMNEVLDELATDYEEELDTMAAQIDKLLEPFILVILGTMVGGIIYAIYGPMFSLGKVLMPQKKGPPGASAPAVPGR; translated from the coding sequence ATGCTCAAGAAAGTCAAGCTCACTAATATTTACAATGACAAGACCTCGGAGGTTATTGTCGACACCGACAGCGACGGCAAAGCTGTTTTCGGCGCGGGCAAAGCACCCAACGAGACGGCAGAAGTCACGGACATCATGGGTGCAGATGAGTATGTCCACCGTATAAGTCTCAAGAAGGGCTCACTGGACGAGGCTGTAGCTCTTTTCAGCAGCATGGCCCGGTGTCTGGACCGCAATATCTCGCTGAACAAAAGCTTTGAACTGGTGGCCGGACGTCTCAAGTCCCCGCGCTATCGCGGCGCTGTCGCTGATATCAACCAAAGCATTCTGGCCGGCGAGACAATGGGGGACGCTTTTGCCCAGCACCCCGATCTGTTTACCGAGGATGTCTTGGCGCTCATCCGGGCTGGGGAGGAATCTGGGCAAATCAACCAAGTATTCCGTCAGATCACGAGCGGGCGCGAAAAATCTCTGCGGATTTTGCGCAAGCTCCGCTCGGGAATGATCTATCCGGTGATTGTCATCATGCTGGCAGTGGTTGTCGTGATCGTCATGAGCTTCACGCTCGTGCCGTCAATGTCGAAACTCTACTCGTCGATGAACGTCGATCTGCCTTTGGCCACCCGTGTCATGAGCGCTTTTTCGGACCTTTTGGTCAACCAACCTTACATGGCTGCCGTTCCAATCGTAGCTCTCCTTGCACTGTTCAAAAATTGGGGAAAAATCTACGCCATTCCGCAGGTGCAGCGGTTTTTCATCAGGGTGCCGACGGTCGGCAACCTGATCCGCAAAACCGCCGCAATGGTCAGCTTCCGTATCCTGGCTCTTTTGTTGCAAGCCAACGTTCGCGTAGCCACCGCTCTCGAGATCGCAGGCAAAAGTTCGAATCATGTCGAATTCGAAGAGTTTTTTACCGCGGTGAAACACCACATTCAGGACGGGCTCTCGATGCCCGAGAGTTTCCTCATGGAGTCGCACCGGCTTGGAGCGGACGGCCGGAACATTGCCGCTGTCGTCCAGATGGCGAGCGAAACGGGCAGTATGAACGAAGTGCTTGATGAACTGGCCACGGACTACGAGGAGGAACTCGATACCATGGCGGCGCAAATCGACAAATTGCTCGAGCCGTTCATCCTCGTTATTCTGGGAACAATGGTAGGGGGCATTATCTATGCGATTTACGGCCCGATGTTCAGTTTGGGCAAGGTCCTAATGCCACAGAAAAAAGGGCCTCCGGGCGCATCGGCTCCGGCTGTGCCCGGCCGCTGA
- a CDS encoding sensor histidine kinase, translating into MIRFVPEAQSPSGRALASLGKLLGLRSETVYSRAILLLTLLLFALGGLVISGLWFGLFRQFDAADRQEALETARNVQKFLEGRNLSGKPSVQDLGDASTLLGRRVEYREFRSIDGTNAAAPIFIRKHEGGEVEAVFPVKSGSAEVVVAGARPFYETGVVVARLVLVALAIGGGVALLLVLFVVDRTVLGRIQLLADKVENEKRSERLPVKLDVPGDDEIAQLAGSIEELARLVQQAEREYRNVVEDQTESICRFDAAEKITFSNRAFEALCVHSPIGPRPQLRDCLDSETFGLIRRTLDGLTPESPVTSFTYAMNKGGAGPVWYRHTLRANFDSKGKRVGGQWIAAEVTSEVLALKKLQESQQQLAQLSGRLMSLQDEERRRIARDLHDSTAQALSALEMNTSLLESTATDERTRSLASDTASISRQVCQELRNISYLLHPPLLEEEGLVFAVRWFADGFTKRNNIPVILDLPEDFPRLKADEETALFRIVQEALSNIYRHAGATKVWITLQRSDAGEVLLEVRDNGEGLPEEFSFTKSVGVGLAGMRERMKQLGGKLEVDSSPYGVSVKCRVRAADKSAELATD; encoded by the coding sequence ATGATCCGCTTTGTTCCCGAAGCGCAGTCTCCCTCGGGCCGCGCCCTTGCGAGTCTGGGCAAGCTGCTTGGCTTGCGGTCCGAAACTGTTTACTCGCGGGCTATCCTGCTGCTGACTCTCCTGCTATTTGCGCTTGGTGGTCTAGTTATCTCCGGCCTTTGGTTCGGTCTTTTCCGGCAATTCGATGCGGCCGACAGGCAGGAAGCGTTGGAAACGGCGCGCAACGTTCAGAAATTTCTTGAAGGGCGCAACTTGTCCGGGAAGCCGTCTGTGCAAGACTTGGGCGACGCGAGCACCCTGTTGGGAAGAAGGGTGGAATATCGGGAATTTCGCTCGATCGATGGCACAAATGCTGCCGCACCGATTTTTATCCGGAAGCACGAGGGTGGGGAGGTTGAAGCAGTCTTTCCGGTGAAGTCCGGCAGCGCGGAGGTTGTGGTCGCAGGCGCCAGACCCTTTTACGAAACTGGGGTTGTGGTCGCCCGTCTTGTGTTGGTGGCGCTGGCGATCGGCGGCGGTGTGGCCCTGCTTCTTGTGCTCTTTGTTGTTGATCGCACAGTGTTAGGAAGGATCCAGTTGCTCGCTGACAAAGTGGAGAACGAGAAGCGGTCGGAGCGACTGCCTGTCAAACTCGACGTCCCCGGCGACGACGAAATTGCCCAACTCGCCGGAAGCATTGAAGAGTTGGCGCGGTTGGTGCAACAAGCAGAGCGAGAGTATCGAAACGTGGTCGAGGATCAGACCGAAAGCATTTGCCGTTTCGACGCAGCTGAGAAAATCACGTTTTCCAATCGTGCGTTCGAGGCGCTGTGTGTGCATTCACCGATCGGTCCCCGCCCCCAATTGCGTGACTGCCTGGACTCCGAAACTTTTGGTTTGATCCGCAGAACCCTGGATGGTCTGACACCAGAATCGCCGGTGACTTCTTTCACTTACGCAATGAATAAAGGGGGTGCTGGTCCGGTTTGGTATCGGCACACGCTGAGAGCTAATTTCGATTCAAAGGGTAAAAGAGTCGGTGGCCAATGGATCGCGGCAGAGGTGACCTCCGAAGTGCTGGCCTTGAAAAAGTTGCAGGAATCACAACAGCAACTGGCACAGCTTTCGGGGCGGCTCATGAGCCTTCAGGACGAAGAGCGTCGGCGCATCGCGCGCGATTTGCACGACTCGACGGCGCAGGCGCTGTCAGCCTTGGAGATGAACACCAGCTTATTGGAGTCCACGGCGACCGACGAGAGGACGCGCAGCTTAGCTTCGGATACAGCATCGATCAGCCGGCAGGTTTGCCAAGAGCTACGAAATATTTCCTATTTGTTGCACCCACCGCTTTTGGAAGAGGAGGGTTTGGTGTTCGCAGTGCGGTGGTTTGCGGACGGCTTCACCAAGCGAAATAACATCCCGGTAATTCTTGATTTGCCCGAGGATTTTCCCCGACTGAAGGCCGACGAGGAAACAGCCCTTTTTCGTATCGTTCAGGAGGCGCTAAGCAACATCTACCGCCACGCCGGCGCGACGAAGGTATGGATCACGCTTCAACGCAGTGACGCCGGGGAGGTGTTGCTGGAGGTCCGGGACAATGGAGAGGGGTTGCCCGAGGAGTTCTCGTTTACGAAATCGGTCGGCGTCGGCTTGGCCGGTATGCGCGAGCGGATGAAGCAGTTGGGAGGAAAGTTGGAGGTGGATTCGTCGCCGTATGGGGTGTCGGTGAAATGTCGGGTGCGGGCCGCGGATAAATCAGCAGAGCTGGCCACCGATTAG